One genomic window of Nerophis lumbriciformis unplaced genomic scaffold, RoL_Nlum_v2.1 HiC_scaffold_923, whole genome shotgun sequence includes the following:
- the LOC140678503 gene encoding kelch-like protein 4, producing LIADLENNKMFSDDLECQKLLMEAMKYHLLPERRPMFQSPRTKPRKSTVGALYAVGGMDATKGSTTIEKYDLRTNTWVPVGVMNGRRLQFGVAVIDNKLYVVGGRDGLKTSNMVESYNPVNKVWSTMPPMSTHRHGL from the exons CTCATTGCGGACCTGGAGAACAACAAGATGTTCTCTGATGACCTGGAATGTCAAAAACTGCTGATGGAGGCCATGAAGTACCATCTTCTGCCTGAGCGCCGTCCCATGTTCCAAAGTCCAAGAACCAAACCCAGAAAGTCCACAGTGGGGGCTTTGTATGCTGTAGGAGGCATGGATGCCACCAAAG GCTCCACCACCATTGAGAAGTACGACCTGAGGACCAACACCTGGGTCCCAGTGGGAGTCATGAACGGACGCCGACTGCAGTTTGGTGTGGCCGTGATAGACAACAAGTTGTACGTGGTTGGTGGACGGGATGGACTTAAGACGTCCAACATGGTGGAGAGTTACAACCCTGTCAACAAAGTGTGGTCAACCATGCCTCCCATGTCAACACACCGACACGGACTTG